Within Sorghum bicolor cultivar BTx623 chromosome 2, Sorghum_bicolor_NCBIv3, whole genome shotgun sequence, the genomic segment ATGGGTCTCTATTTTAGATACCAATTGTTAGAGTCAGTCTAAGTAATAGGAAGAGGAGGTATCTCACTGTCTGACGACCGCAAAAGAAGAACCTTTTCCCATCCCTCCGACTGAGCTCCAAAGTCACCCGTGTGATTATCAAAATTGTCTTCCCTTcgtcatcttataatttggaatggaataAGCATTCTCTCTTTTTTAAGGCTCTCAAGTTCAACCATACGGGCTAaagtctctcttttttttagcatCATAGGGCTTTCATTAATCAGAGACGGGATTACAATCAGTGACTGCTAATTCCAATAGCCAATCTGAAATATAGTCAAACCGAAAATGGAGCGCTCCATGGCCGTGACACCAAAGTTCGCTATAGCCTTTTATCCTACAGTTGTACTACCTCCACACCAAACACACACCGACGGACGTGGCGATCCGGCGAGGCATCTGCCCCTAGCGGCGTCGCCCGCGCGCGGCCGGGAGGGAAATCAAGCGTTGGGTGGGGTCGTCTTTCCACGTGCCGACCGGCGCAGCTGCCATCCCGACGCCCGCGGCCATCCGACGGGCCTCGCAGCTCGGCCGGCCGCCGCCCCCCGCCTCGGGTCTGACAGGCCGCAGTACCCTGTCGGCTCCGTGCACGCGACCTCCCATCCCATATGCGCCGTGCCGAGAAAAAACGAAAAAACAAGTCGTTTCCGTCAGCCGAGGAAAGAGGGCGGAAACCGCGAGCACGGTACGTAACGTACGTATACGTACGCACGCCTACTATCCGTTGGGGACGGTGGTGGTAACGGCCAGCCGGCCTGCTGCTATATAATGCCTGGGGTCCCGGGGAGGCACGGGCCAGGGCAGGACACGAGCTAACCTAACCCAACGTCTCACCGCATTCATCGACACGGCAGTAGTAACGGCATGATACATACTATAGCCACATCTCTCGTCATCTTTTACTTCAACTTCAACTGACCTTTTCCTTTTGGTTGTAAgcataatatatatacatagagtaagCTGCTGTTATTGATCTGTTTTACTGATTAAGATCAGTGAGCAAGCTGCGGCCTTCTTTTGCTTGGAGACATCTCCACTTGTTTTTGCTGGTTGGAGTTCTCTTTGTTTGCTTCTTCTACCTAGCTACTAGTTGATAGTTCTGCAGCTTCGATTTGTTTCAGAAACTCTGTTGATCTATCTGTGCTATATTACTCAGATCTCAGCTCACCCACGTCGCACGGAACAAAAACACTTTTTTTTAAAGATCTTTAGATCTCTGACTTTGTAGTGCTTTCGAATCCTTGATCTTTGATCTTGATCTCGATGGCTTGCAAGCCGTACTACAGCACCAACAGCTGCACAGGCCGCCAAGCTACTACGAACGCGCCGTCATTTCCACGACCGCCGGCGCCACCCCAGCCTGGGCTCCTGCCGCTGCCAGCTCAGCCCTCGCCGCTGTACTCCTTCGAGCCAGCGAGCCGCCGGCCGGCTCCGCGTGCCAACAAGAAGCCACGCGGCTACGACGCCGCGCCAGCTGGGGCCTCGGCGCCGATCGCCGTCGCCGAACCGTCCAAGAAGAgggtggcgccggcgccggcgactgggctggaggaggaggagttactGGAGTGGACGGAGACGGCGGCGGACTCGCTGTACTCCGTGTCCCCACCGCCGAGCAGCGTGCCGATGCCTACGTCCCTGTTGCTCACTGTCGCGGCGGCCAGGAAGGCGCCCACGGCCTGCGCCGTGGAAGTGGCGACCGgcgccggcagcggcggcgtggATGTCGGCGCCACCGACGAGCTCCGACGGATCCTCAGGCTTTAGCTTCCGACGCTGCGGCGACGGCAACAAAGGATGTGACCTGTTGTCCGTTCTCTTTTACTCGTATGTACTCCTGGCGCACGCAATAGCTTCGTTCATGGGTGGTTTTAACATGCCTGATTATGACGAAGCATGCTGATGTCAATGTCATCCCCAAGTTGTATTTCAGTAATCGAATGTGTTCCAATGTATTGTGTTACGAGCCAAGCATTCCAGTATGAGATGTCTCGGTGCTTGATTTCATTTTTTATCTCAGGCTTGTTTAGCTGCTTTCCTATTGAGATTCGAGATGGAAAATTAACTAGTTTTTCACCCTCTATATTTGGATTGGGGGTGGAATAGACTCCAATCCAATGTATTTGGTGGATAAGGATGAAAAATTAACTAGTTTTTCACTCCAATAAATATGGATTGGAGCGGACTAGAATACTTCTAAACAGAAGCCTTATAAAATTGCTAGTCCTGAGCTGAATACTTCTAGATAGTGAATGAATGACTAAGAGATGAAACGCATCAGACCTGCAGATCTCCAGCCAgttttttattaattaaaaaaaacaagCTGCAACAGGCAATTTGAGTTTTCTTGACATGATCTAAAGAGGTACACAAtccgttttaaattataagatgttttgattTTTCTAAAGATACTAAATTCggtctaaattataagatgttttgattttttaaaaaaaatattaaatccGGCCTAAACTACAAGACGTAACATGCATAGCAAATACAACGTATTTAGAAAAATCAAAACATCTTATCAGAATGGAAGGAGTACAAAATTGCAACAGGCAACATGTAAGTCAAATCAAACTATGAAAGCACAGCTGCTGATGAGAAGCTCAAGTTAGCATAATAGTGTACTTCTGAATTCTAATAAAATGCAGTACATTCTCCATTAAAAAATTATACTTTATTTTGGTTTTATACTCTATGAAATATTAATTTTAAAAATGCATTTAGTTGAATTTGTAGATGTCAACATATTTTTCTTAAACTTGGTCTCCTCAAAAAGGTTTGACTAAAGACAAAGCCAAAATGAACTATTATATACTCCtgggaacagagggagtagtttAGAAGGGATGTACtcactccgttccaaattataagtcattttaactTTTTTAAGTACATCtattttgctatatatatagatataataatatatgtctagatacataacaaacactatattaaaaaaatcaaagcgacttataatttaaaacagaGGGAGTCATAATAATTTGATTGACACAGAAGCAGGTTTCAACCGCTACAAGAGTATTGTCACCTGACATTAACAGAATCTATAGAGATGGATGTAGTGAAGCTTCTTTATTACTACTGAGAACAACTAATCACAGTTGATTAGCCATGGTTCTCTACAAACTCAAACCAACACATGAGCAATTACACCATTATTcctgacaaaaatataccaatggtAGAAGCTAATGTACATCGCAATCTTTTCTCTGATCGATACATAGCCTAGTAGTACTATCATACAGAAGTGAAGTCCAAAACTGAGATGGATCAGTTGTCGCAGAATGCATGAAGGGTTTCATCGAGTGCATTCCGGTCATAATCCCCCGTAAAGACACAGCACCCTAGTGGTCCTTTCAGGAGGATGAGTCTCAACAGACCATCAGCTACCTTCTTATCAACCTGATGCGTCATACATGAATCCAGTAAGAGTGGTTTTTTACAGAAAAAAGATGCAACCCTGACTTTAAGCAATTGCAAAAAAACTGACTTAGTGCTAATTAAAATGCTGCTGGCAATCTCTAGGTACTTACAGCCATGATGTTTTTAAACTTCTCCACGGTCATGGCCTCTGGAGGTGCGATGGGAAGCTTGGCTTGCTTTAGTATGTCAACCACACGATTTTTTAGGGACTCATCTATCCACCCCAGGCGGTAAGACATATCAGCTGCCATAACCTAGGGTAGTTCCACCCCGAAAACATAAGCAAAAGATAAGAAAACAACAGTACAGAATACTAAGAGGCTGTATAATCATTTTCACGTGACTTACTGTTCCAGCTGCGACAGCCTCCCCATGGAGCCATGCTCCATATCCAAGCCCAGTCTCGATAGCCTGACAAATAACTGTGAGGATCAGTATACAGTTGGTGAATTACAATAACATAAGGTCACTAAAATTCTGATAAATTCTGATGTGATGAAGGTGGGTTGTTGCACCCGAAACTTATCAATGTCAGTAAAAAATTAACCACACATAAAAATCCAAACATGATAACACATACATGGCCAAATGTGTGACCCAGGTTTAGTGTTGCTCGTAGACCACTTTCCTTCTCATCTTGTGCAACCACTTCAGCTTTGTTTTCACATGATCTCTTGATAGCATAGGCCAAAGCATTTGGTTCTCTACAGATATGCATTTCAAGCTCAACGTTAACAGCAAGATGAAATTAATTACTACATTCAATTTATGACAGAAAACTATTATGCATTTTCTCAACAAGTGAAAGTTCAGCAATTATGCTGTGTAAGGGCTACACTAGACTACTAGTAGAGTGCAAAATTTCTTCCTAATTGCAGTTCGCTAAAATCTTTCACAGCTACTAGGAGTAACAGAGAACAAGATCAATCTACTTAGTATGGGCAAAGTAAAACAAAACTGACAGTTTATTTAGCTACAATAACAAAATTGACTTTTCAGACAACATCTATTCAGAAGTTGGGGAACTTCACAAAATTCAGATAACCATGTTCTAATATAGTCATAAACTGCTGTCTAGTGTCTACAACTTGTTGAATAAAAATACAATAGCATTAATGCACACAGGAACAAGTTGAATTGAATACCTTGCTAACaatttcagcatgttcttctctTGCCACTCAAAGAATGGTGCATCCCTTATGAGCCCATACTTTACTACCTCAGCAATGCCTGAAGCTAGCTCCCTGTCAGGCAATGTGTTCAGTGTATCTGTGTCAATTAGAACACATTGTGGCTGGTAGAATGCCCCAATCAAGTTCTTCCCTAGTGGGTGGTTAATCCCGGTTTTCCCACCAACAGATGAATCCACCTAAAGCAGCCATCCGAGCAACATCAGAACCAGACCTATA encodes:
- the LOC8063321 gene encoding 3-dehydroquinate synthase, chloroplastic: MAASASSLLAAAASSSCAAISPRLPRGAPAAASVPSPSRHSCYPLRASPARRHRSRFVASAAPTMQPPAESRVSTVVDVDLGDRSYPIYIGAGLLDEPDLLQRHVHGKRVLVVTNTTVAPLYLEKVTWALTHNNPNVSVESVILPDGEKYKDMDTLMKVFDKAVESRFDRRCTFVALGGGVIGDMCGFAAAAFLRGVNFIQIPTTLMAQVDSSVGGKTGINHPLGKNLIGAFYQPQCVLIDTDTLNTLPDRELASGIAEVVKYGLIRDAPFFEWQEKNMLKLLAREPNALAYAIKRSCENKAEVVAQDEKESGLRATLNLGHTFGHAIETGLGYGAWLHGEAVAAGTVMAADMSYRLGWIDESLKNRVVDILKQAKLPIAPPEAMTVEKFKNIMAVDKKVADGLLRLILLKGPLGCCVFTGDYDRNALDETLHAFCDN
- the LOC8070912 gene encoding vegetative cell wall protein gp1, which translates into the protein MACKPYYSTNSCTGRQATTNAPSFPRPPAPPQPGLLPLPAQPSPLYSFEPASRRPAPRANKKPRGYDAAPAGASAPIAVAEPSKKRVAPAPATGLEEEELLEWTETAADSLYSVSPPPSSVPMPTSLLLTVAAARKAPTACAVEVATGAGSGGVDVGATDELRRILRL